GATCTTCTCGCAGAAGTTCTCGATGGAGTCCTGGGTCTGTTTGACCTCGGTGCCGAAGAGGGAGTTCTTCTTGAGACCTGTCTTGTCTTCGATGATGACCGCGGACACGCCCATCCTCTCGAGGGAGCGTACGATGTAAACGAAGTGCTCGGGAAGCCCTCCGGTGTCGCCGTCGAAGATGATCGGCTTGGTGGTGACCTCCATGACGTCATCTATGGTCCTGAACCTGGAGGTCATGTCGACGACCTCGATGTCGGGCTTGCCCTTGGCGGTGGAATCGCAGAGGGAGCTCAGCCACATGGCGTCGAACTGATCAATCTCGCCGTTGTGCTCCACGCAGGTCTTCTCGACGATGAGCCCGGTAAGGCCGCTGTGAACCTCCATAGCCTTGACGATGGGGCGGAGTGCCAGGAGCTGCTTCAGACGCTTCCTCCTATACTCGGGCATGGCGAGCTTCTCCTTGATCCTGGCATCCTCCCTCCTCACGCTCTCGCTGAAGGTGTAGGGGACGTCGATAATTTTGCCGCCGTAGGGGGCGATGAGCTTCTCGGCGTTGTCACGGATGGCCTTCATGGCACCGGTCTTCCAGTTGTCGCCGTGGATGATGTAATCGGGACGGATCTGCTTGACGATGCCGTCGTACATGACATCGTCCTGGACGAGGACCCTGGTGACCCCGGGGATGGCCTCAATCATCTTGAAGCGGTCCTCGAAGGAGACCGTCGGGAACTTGTTGTAGCGGATCGTGGCCTTGTCGGAAAGGACCCCCACGTAAACGTCGCCGTACTTCTGGGCGTTCTTGATGATGTTGAGGTGCCCCTCGTGCACGATGTCCGTGCTGAAACAAGTGTAGACGATTGCCATGATAATCCCGATTAGTCACCCGTATGGTGTTCTTTGATTTTTAGATAATCATGCCTGAGGGGCGGTTGACTGGTTCGTTTTCAGGCCCCTCGACTCTTTGAGGTGTTTGATGCTCGAGTAGAGGATGATGAGCATTATCCCGAACGTGCAGAAACTCTTGATCATCGGTACGCTGGGGACAAGTGCGAATATCAGTGCGAACAGCACCGTTATGATCTGTGTGGGTCTGTCCCATCTCTCGTATTGGGTGATGAAGAAGATGAATCCGGGGAGCAGGTAGAGGAAACCGTAGGTGGTGGATACCCCGACGCCGATGGCCATGTTGCATCCGAGCAGGGTGATCGCCTGCCACAGCGGCATTTCCCTGTCAAAGACGATTAGCAGAAGGGAACCAGCCAGGAAGAACAGCGTTACCGGGAGTCCGATGTAATTCAGGTTGTCGTCGAAGAAATACAGTCCGAAGGCAGCGAACCATTCGCGGATCCCAATACGGCTCCTGCTGGTGTCGTGGGGCGAGGAGAACGAGAATAAGTTATCGAGGAACGATATCGGATCCCCGTCCGTAAAGAGGAATGATACCAGGAACACTCCTGCGACGAGTCCGACGCAGATGAGGAATTCTTTGATCTCCCTTTCGCGGAGGATCAGGATGGCGAGGAGGGCGGGATACAGCTTGATGCCCGTTGCGATTGCGAGGCAGACGTAAGACGCGTATCTGATCCATTTTTTCTCGGAGCGGTATCCGAGGATGAACAGGAGCATGAAGACGATTGCATAGAAGATGCAGTTCCCCCTCTGGATGGCGTACAATGCCGGGAGGGAGAAAAGGATGAAGAAGAACAGGAGTTCCGTTTTTGAAACCGAATATCTCCGGGATACGAGGCGCTGAAATACGAAATGAACCGCGTAGATGCCCAAAGCCATGAAGATTACGAACACAACGATGGATGAGTCGGATGTAGACAGGATACGTGCTAGATTGTCTCCAGTTCCATCGGCGTAGGGGATTGTAATCCATCCTATGAATGCATAAACTCCTGTGATTATGGGAGGATAGATCACCTTCCATTTTGAATATGGGTTATCGGAGCTATACATGACGCTATCGAAGTGATCTCCGAAAACGTAACTCGCAGGATTAAAGTCGATAACGTGGTAGAAGTAATCTCCTCTTGTCAATAGGAGTAAACAAAGAAGAACCACAAGAGACAGGGCAGATAGAACAAGAAACAGCATCGATGCTGACGATATTGTCTTCTGAATCGTTTTCCTTATCAGAGTTGATGAAGTGGTAATCATTTCTCACCATCATAGACTGGTTAATCGTGAACGAGCGCTTAGGTATATGTGGTAAACCGTCGATGGCTCTTTGAGTCTTTTAGGTAACTCTTATTATATTAATTGGCATCCCCGATAGTATGTCGAATAAGCAACTGAAAGCCGACCTGGAATACACCCTGGGGAGACTTTCCAAGGAAGAGCAAGAAAAAATGCAGAACAAGACCGTTCTTATTACAGGTTGCGCCGGTTTTCTTGGATTCTACTTTATGCACTTTTTCAGGGAGTTTGGCGACAAACTTGCCGTGAAGAAAGTGATTGCGTTAGACAATTTCATGCTCGGAACCCCGGATTGGCTGAAGGAGTTCGAAAAAGACAACAGATTCATCATTCGCAAATTCGACATTATCAAGGATCGCATCGAGAGCATCGAGGAGGCTAAAGACGCCAATTACATCATCCACATGGCATCGATTGCGTCTCCGACATTCTACAGACAGTATCCGATTGAAACACTCGATGCCAATATTTGGGGACTTAGGAACCTCTTTGATTATTATGTAGACAAGAAGGTAGACGGATTCCTGTTCTTCTCTTCCAGTGAGATATACGGTGATCCTGTCCCTGAGGCCGTGCCAACATCGGAGGATTATTTCGGTAATGTCTCCTGCACTGGCCCCCGCTCCTGTTACGATGAATCCAAGAGGTTCGGAGAGACGATGTGTATGCTTTTCGCTCAGAAATATGGCATGCCGATTGCGGTAGTGAGGCCGTTCAACAACTACGGTCCAGGTATGAGGCTTGGTGACAAGCGCGTCCCTGCTGATTTCCTCAAGAACGTTATTGAAGGGAAGGACATCGTTATTCTCTCCAACGGAAGCCCTACCAGGACGTTCTGTTATGTTGCAGATTCGGTTGCAGGATACCTCAAAAGTCTTCTTCACGGAGAATATGATTACTTCAATATTGGTGTAGAGTCTCCTGAAATCTCCATGACTCAGCTTGCAGAGATCTATAAAGAGGCTGGGAAGGAGATTTTCGACTACAATGGAGAAGTCAAATACGCAACCTCTGAAGATCGCCAGTACCTTACCAACAATCCTCAGAGAAGGTGCCCGAATATCTCCAAGGCACGCAAGATCTTGGATTACAATCCTACAATCAAGGTGGACGAGGGAGTTAGGCGTTTTATGAGGTACATGAAAGAAGAGCTTCAAAGCAGGGGGGCCAACTGATGCCTACGGTGACTGTGTTCGGACTTGGTTTTGTCGGACTGACAACTGCGCTCGGTTTCTCTCATATCGGATGCAAAGTCTACGGAATCGAAGTCGATGAGCGTCGTAAAGACATTCTTCGCTCCGGAAAGCTTCCGTTTTCGGAGCCTTATATGGAGGACGTTCTTAACAAACATCTAGGAAAGCAGTTCATCGTTTGTGACGATGTGAAGGAGGCCGTCCGCTCCTCTGATTACATTTATTAATGAGTTCACGAACTAACGTACTATATCAGCTCTGGGACTTCTTTGGCTTACCGCGTTTTCTCGGTGGCTTGTCCGGGTTCTTCCTTCTATCGGACCTGTCGAGTAACCCTTTTATGGTCTCGGTCTTCACACGGCCTTTTGCGAGATGCAGAACGACCATCTCATCCAGGGCATATTCGAAAGGGTGGACCCACCCTTTCGAATCGCGTCCGGGGTTTTCATCGTCACAATCCGTCTTTCTCCATACTCCCGAGAGATCATCGAGGATGTCTCCGAAGGACATCTCGCCCAACAGTCCCGAATCACGAGCACATTTCAGCATCCTGCAGGTTATTGTCGTAGCGATGAGATTCACGAACTCCTCCCCGATGACCGTGTAATCATCCTGTACATCCGTCGTCGCCAAGTCGATGTCGTTCTTGTAGAATCTGAAGACCATCTCGATAAGCCAGCGTTCGGAGTATATTGCATAAGCATCCTCCGGTTTCAGATCCTCATCGGAGAGGAATGTGATTGTTCCGAACTGCTCCTTCTCGGAGAATTTGTCGTTATCGAATTCACCGTTCAGACGCCTGAGGTAGGCCGCCTCTTCGATGGCGGCCTTCTCAGGATCCCTGAACGAATAGAGGAACCGTCCTCCTTTGAGTCTG
This is a stretch of genomic DNA from Thermoplasmatales archaeon BRNA1. It encodes these proteins:
- a CDS encoding phosphoenolpyruvate phosphomutase, with the translated sequence MAIVYTCFSTDIVHEGHLNIIKNAQKYGDVYVGVLSDKATIRYNKFPTVSFEDRFKMIEAIPGVTRVLVQDDVMYDGIVKQIRPDYIIHGDNWKTGAMKAIRDNAEKLIAPYGGKIIDVPYTFSESVRREDARIKEKLAMPEYRRKRLKQLLALRPIVKAMEVHSGLTGLIVEKTCVEHNGEIDQFDAMWLSSLCDSTAKGKPDIEVVDMTSRFRTIDDVMEVTTKPIIFDGDTGGLPEHFVYIVRSLERMGVSAVIIEDKTGLKKNSLFGTEVKQTQDSIENFCEKIKAGKRVQLTDDFMIIARIESLILEQGMDDALARARAYVAAGADGIMIHSRKNDPAEILEFCDLFRKENKDTPIVVVPTSFNSITESELAEHGVNIVIYANQLTRSAFPAMEQTAKDILRYHRAQEVDSRLLPIKDIISLIDEL
- a CDS encoding Nucleoside-diphosphate-sugar epimerase, whose amino-acid sequence is MSNKQLKADLEYTLGRLSKEEQEKMQNKTVLITGCAGFLGFYFMHFFREFGDKLAVKKVIALDNFMLGTPDWLKEFEKDNRFIIRKFDIIKDRIESIEEAKDANYIIHMASIASPTFYRQYPIETLDANIWGLRNLFDYYVDKKVDGFLFFSSSEIYGDPVPEAVPTSEDYFGNVSCTGPRSCYDESKRFGETMCMLFAQKYGMPIAVVRPFNNYGPGMRLGDKRVPADFLKNVIEGKDIVILSNGSPTRTFCYVADSVAGYLKSLLHGEYDYFNIGVESPEISMTQLAEIYKEAGKEIFDYNGEVKYATSEDRQYLTNNPQRRCPNISKARKILDYNPTIKVDEGVRRFMRYMKEELQSRGAN
- a CDS encoding putative UDP-glucose 6-dehydrogenase is translated as MPTVTVFGLGFVGLTTALGFSHIGCKVYGIEVDERRKDILRSGKLPFSEPYMEDVLNKHLGKQFIVCDDVKEAVRSSDYIY